The DNA segment GATGTTAATGATGTTGCCGCCGGCATCTGTAAAGGAATTTGAAACCGTGGCGCTTACGGCGCCTGTTGCGGCGGGTTGTGTTTTTACCTCTTTTGAACAGGCGAAAAATACAAACGCACCCGCAGAGAACAGGAGTACGTTTACTAACAATCGTGCTGAGACTTTCATAAACATTGGATTTTAAAAATTAAAAAATGAAAACCTTATAAAACAAAAATGTACATGCAGAGCAATCGCCGGCAAATGGATGAAACCAACAACACGCATGATCAAAAAAAAATTTTCATTGGAGCAGGAGGGTTGCACTGCCAAACGCAGTTACTGTGTGTGCAAACAGGATAGATGAGGATGTTAAGCTATGTAATGGAAACTACCGATGAATATACATACAAACACGGTTACGTTAGAAAAAAGCTACTTAAATAAACATAAAAACCGGAAATTTTTCAATGGTTGTTGTAAGTACGGCAATCGTCCGGGCGCCTGTTTTACAAAATGTATTACGGTTAGCCGGGGCACTACCAACAGCTTTGTTTTTATAATAGCTTCTATTGGAAGTAAGTACTAAAATGAAATAATTTATATGTAAGTATTTTTTGATGCGTTTACTGGTCATGCACCAATATGGTTGCGCACAGGTAGCTGTTGCTATTCAGATAAGAAGATGAAACCTGAACGCTGCAGCCGCCATAAAAGTGGAACCCCGAACCGAGCGTGGCAACCGGCGATGCCATAGCAAACTACTGCCTGTAACATAATAAACATTCGCGGTCTTTGCGTGTAGCAGATTGTAAAGATGTTACTGCCAGTAACATACGTATAACTTTTGCGCCGCCTGAGATCAATAAATGTTCAACACGCAAGTCTTGCTGTGTGGGTTTAAGCAGGTAAAAAACCGGCATAAAAAGATTTCTTTTACAGATACCTGCAGACTTTCTTACATTTATCGGGTCAGCGTTTGTACGTGGTGTGGGCTTTATCATACCAATGGGCATTATTACTTTTACAGGAATGGCAATACGCCGTTCCCGGGGTTTACCCAAATGCTTTCCTTGTGCATACCGGCACTTTTATATCGTTTTTTTGTTGCCACTGTATACAGGAACAACAGCAACAAATAAAGGATGACCTTAATTTATTAAACTTTTTATCTGATGCATTTGAGTACGGTTATTACAGGAACAGGTTCTTATCTTCCAACTATTACAAAAGCAAATACTGATTTTGGAACGCAGGCGTTTTTCAGCGAGGTATCTCAGCCAATGACCACCAACCAGGCAGACCTGATTGAAAAATTTAAAAAGATCACCGGTATTGAAGAGCGGCGTTATGCCTCCAAAGAGCTTACTACATCAGACATTGCGGCCATTGCCGCAAAAGGCGCTGTTGAAGACAGTGGTATAGACCCGGAAACACTGGATGTCATTATTGTTGCACACAATTTCGGTAACGTTATACAGGGTACTATACAGAGCGATGCCGTACCATCGCTTGCCAACAGGGTTAAACACCACCTGCAGATAAAAAATCCCAAATGCGTAGCGTACGATCTTTTATTCGGCTGCCCCGGCTGGCTGCAGGGTGTAATACAGGCCGATGCTTTCTTTAAAGCAGGCATGGCAAAAAATGCGCTGGTAGTGGGTGCCGAAACACTTTCCAGGGTTATAGACCAGTACGACCGCGACAGTATGATCTTTAGCGATGGTGCAGGCGCGGTGGTGATGCAATACAAAGAAGACACGGCGGGTATATTGGGTTGTACAGCCGCCAGCCATAGCCTCGATGAGATCAGCTACATCAATATGGCAAAGTCTTACCACCCCGGCAGCGATGAAGCCATACGCTACATAAAAATGAAAGGCAGAAAAGTATACGAATATGCTTTGAAATTTGTACCGCAAGCCATGAAAGAATGCCTGGAGATTAGCGGCGTAAAAATTGAAGACGTAAAAAAGATCTTCATACACCAGGCCAATGAAAAAATGGACCAGGCCATAGTTGATGCGCTGTATGTAATGTATGGCTACAGCAAAGCACCTATAGACATTATGCCCATGACCGTTCATTATCTTGGTAACAGCTCCGTTGCCACCATACCCACACTGTATGATCTTGTGCTGCACGGTAAAGATGCAGAGCACAGCCTGCACAAAGGTGACATCATTATGTTTGCTTCTGTAGGTGCAGGTATGAATATTAATGCAGCATGTTATAGAGTGTAAACAGTATCTCCTTTTGCCGCTTCGTAATATGCACAATGCCGGTATCATGTTGTAACCGGCAGTAGTTTTTTATGGCATCGTCCCTTGTGTCACTCACTTGTACAGTATAGCTGATGGCAGCTGCAGTCCGCGGTTGCAGTCAGCATCCTTCTATGCCTGCACCGTCAATCTTTCATGCATGTAACACCGCTGTTATATTATTTTCTTACCTATATTCGGTTGTAATACCATTAGCATGCAAAAGCCATCTTTCAGGGAAGCATTTAAGTTCTGGACCAAACTTGGTTTCATCAGTTTTGGCGGGCCCGCAGGCCAGATCGCTATTATGCACGAGTTCCTGGTAGATAAAAAAAAATGGATCAGTGACAGCCGTTTTTTGCACGCGCTAAACTATTGTATGATCTTACCCGGCCCCGAAGCACAGCAGCTTGCTACGTATATTGGCTGGCTGTTGCACGGTTTCTGGGGTGGTATTGCAGCAGGTGTAATGTTTGTGTTGCCTTCCATGTTCATACTAACCGGCCTTAGTGTGCTCTATGTAACTTTTGGCAACATACCCTGGATATATGCCATGTTTGCCGGGCTTAAGCCTGCGGTTATAGCCATCGTTATACTGGCACTTATCAAGATCGGTAAAAAATCACTTGTCTCGTACTACCATTATGTTATTGCTGCGCTGGCCTTTGTATGCATCTTTTTCTTCAACATTCCTTTTCCGCTCATTATAATAGGTGTACTTGTCCTGGCAGCGTTGCTGAAGCAATGGTTTCCTGCACTGTTTGCAGGCAAGGGTGGTAAAGCAGACACTAAAGAGGTAGATGAGACCGGTTATATCATCAACAGGTATGCTGTGGTACAGGGCAGCTTTTCGTGGCTCCATTTTGCAAAACAGTTATTGGCCGGTATGGCATTGTGGTGTGTACCGTTTATATTCCTGTACTTCTTTGTGCCTGATTTTGCGTTCTGGCAAAACCTGTCTGTTTTTTTTACAAAAGCTGCGCTGGTAACTTTTGGTGGCGCATATGCCGTGCTGCCTTATGTAGCCCAGGTTAGCGTGGAAAAATTTAACTGGCTGTCCAAATACCAGATGATCGATGGTCTTGCGCTGGGTGAAACAACACCCGGGCCGCTTATCATGGTGCTGGCTTTTGTAGGTTTTATGGCCGGGCATAACCATTTTTTCAATTCAGCCTGGTACGGCACACTGGGGCTTGTACTTACTACGTATTATACTTTCCTGCCTTGCTTTCTCTTCATTTTTATGGGGGCACCTGTTATTGAACGTACAAGGGGCAACAACAGCATTAAACAGGTACTCAGTTTTGTTACGGCAGCCGTTGTTGGTGTTGTGCTCAACCTTACTATTTATCTCGCCGGTGCTGTTATTTTCCCGGCAGGGGTGTCACTGGCACAGCTCGATTATATCATGCTTGCCTGGATCATTATCTCATTCATAGCCATGTATCGTTTTAAAATTGGTATGATACCCTGGATAGGTGTCAGCGCATTATTTGGGCTGGTACATTATTATTTGCTGCACTAGTCATGCTTTTTCCGTCAAACCTGTGCTCCCGGCAATGAATGCGTAGCGCTTCACTGCACAATCAGTAAATAATGTAAGTTATTCGCATAGTTGTGTAAGATTAAAGACTGTTAATAGCAGACCTTTATAAGGATCGGTGTATTGCATTTGTAGTATGCCGGTGCACCATGTTGAAGGCAGTGACAGCGTCGTTTACGCTACCGGCCAAGGAACATTTTTTACCACAGCAAAAGCATATCATGTATACAATAAAGCATTTCACATTCCGCTGGTACAGCTCCATTACAGCGCCGCAGGCATACAGTATACCAGCACCTGCAGCACTAAACATCAGTAGTGCAGGCAGGAACAGTTACGTTCCGGTTGCGCTTTTGAAAAAGACATACAATAACCAGTTTTTTACGGGCCCCCTGCAATTCGCAGGCATGCCGGTAACACAATACAATACACAAATAACAGATAATGAACAAGCAGCTTTTAGCCTCTAGTAAGCAACCTTTGGAAAACAAATACCCTGCACTCTCTTACACAGCCGCATTTGTATACAAACAACAACACCAGGAAGAAGTAATCGGTAAACTAATCAGGATGCAGCCTGCCGCCGCTGACAGCAGCCTGGTTACAGATGTAATTGTAACACCCTTCGGATATTTAAATAAAGTACTGCATACCATGAAAACCCGGTCAATGACCAATGAAGAAGCATTGGCGTTTCTGGAAAAAGATGATTGCAGTTGCACAGTGTACGTGGTAAACACAGAAAAAAATACGCTTTTGCATGTAAACCTGCTGAAGTACCTGGCACATGCCGGCTAGCACGAATAGATCGTGTAGCTATGGCTGAAGTGGTAATGCAAAATGCATGGAAAAAAACATTATGAGTTATACATCAAAAGAGAAATACGATGCCATCATGGCCATCGGCCAGTATGGCAAAGCAGAGATAAGCGTAAGCGTATACGAAGACCTGGAGAAGTTCAATCTTATTATCATTGTTAGGCATAATGACATTATTTCCG comes from the Panacibacter microcysteis genome and includes:
- the chrA gene encoding chromate efflux transporter; this translates as MQKPSFREAFKFWTKLGFISFGGPAGQIAIMHEFLVDKKKWISDSRFLHALNYCMILPGPEAQQLATYIGWLLHGFWGGIAAGVMFVLPSMFILTGLSVLYVTFGNIPWIYAMFAGLKPAVIAIVILALIKIGKKSLVSYYHYVIAALAFVCIFFFNIPFPLIIIGVLVLAALLKQWFPALFAGKGGKADTKEVDETGYIINRYAVVQGSFSWLHFAKQLLAGMALWCVPFIFLYFFVPDFAFWQNLSVFFTKAALVTFGGAYAVLPYVAQVSVEKFNWLSKYQMIDGLALGETTPGPLIMVLAFVGFMAGHNHFFNSAWYGTLGLVLTTYYTFLPCFLFIFMGAPVIERTRGNNSIKQVLSFVTAAVVGVVLNLTIYLAGAVIFPAGVSLAQLDYIMLAWIIISFIAMYRFKIGMIPWIGVSALFGLVHYYLLH
- a CDS encoding 3-oxoacyl-ACP synthase III family protein, coding for MHLSTVITGTGSYLPTITKANTDFGTQAFFSEVSQPMTTNQADLIEKFKKITGIEERRYASKELTTSDIAAIAAKGAVEDSGIDPETLDVIIVAHNFGNVIQGTIQSDAVPSLANRVKHHLQIKNPKCVAYDLLFGCPGWLQGVIQADAFFKAGMAKNALVVGAETLSRVIDQYDRDSMIFSDGAGAVVMQYKEDTAGILGCTAASHSLDEISYINMAKSYHPGSDEAIRYIKMKGRKVYEYALKFVPQAMKECLEISGVKIEDVKKIFIHQANEKMDQAIVDALYVMYGYSKAPIDIMPMTVHYLGNSSVATIPTLYDLVLHGKDAEHSLHKGDIIMFASVGAGMNINAACYRV